One Babesia bovis T2Bo chromosome 4 map unlocalized Chr4_1, whole genome shotgun sequence genomic window carries:
- a CDS encoding DNA replication licensing factor MCM2/3/5 family protein — MLGLQEGAVYSSHGGLAGTDEVLNIPSSLPSLQNVYTYFSIFLNSYSADSMQQGKLKRMLLENIKNNQYLLEVKLDDLFQFQNIVEHNPNRDEDSIAHRLKNLQMNNKEGAIAEVDFANALPASYAGDLVRVLTERPLIYLSTIERACFDVCKLHHKFDEVDESFNFIQINLLNTFCRPTPIRALLAAKQERFVVVPGIVVQAYRPQHKMKIMTIQCRYCEHKMKLDVPLWISKPQIPRTCRYAATLKATGSETANMENQLGCFNAHNPYVVLPNECQFVDVQTLKLQELAEDVPTGDMPRHLQLNVTRYLCDKMIPGDRVMVHGVLTNYNVNARGNDSTAIGSSYLHVLGIEKLTQGKGEAISFDLEETNDLVLLATQPDIHDKIFRSIAPAIYGMENVKKAVACALFGGSRKEVGKDNRVRGDINILMLGDPSVAKSQILKFVDHVAPISVYTSGKGSSAAGLTAAVVRDKMGVFSLEGGAMVLADGGVVCIDEFDKMREDDAVAIHEAMEQQTISISKAGITTMLNTRCAVIAAANPTFGSYSDDTDTSEQHEFKTTILSRFDLIFLLRDKENVRRDSTLCKHILSLHANQSQTEICPIPMMKLRRLIQYAKQAVSPMLSSDAKDTLRNFYVQKRREYREDKRNATKKIPITLRQLESLVRIAESFARMELSPISTEKHIQMAIELFMVATGETMKQSLAVEVMSQHEQLMVKQVEDYILHRLPNGHRLSRRYLIRDLENRGFALQYISKALAILIKRGTIQERGDLSLRRVMA; from the exons ATGTTAGGTTTACAGGAAGGAGCTGTCTATAGCTCCCATGGTGGGCTTGCTGGCACCGACGAGGTGTTGAATATTCCATCTAGCCTTCCTAGTTTACAGAACGTGTACACCTATTTCAGTATATTCTTGAACTCATACTCTGCCGATTCTATGCAGCAGGGTAAGCTTAAGCGTATGTTATTGGAGAATATCAAGAATAACCAGTATTTGCTTGAGGTTAAGCTGGATGACCTATTCCAATTTCAGAATATCGTCGAACACAACCCTAATCGCGATGAAGATTCAATTGCTCATCGTCTTAAGAATTTACAGATGAATAATAAGGAAGGGGCGATAGCCGAAGTCGATTTCGCTAATGCTCTTCCTGCTTCTTATGCTGGTGACTTAGTACGA GTACTTACTGAGAGACccttgatatatttatctaCTATTGAAAGGGCATGTTTCGATGTTTGCAAGTTACATCACAAGTTTGATGAAGTGGACGAGTCATTTAATTTCATTCAGATTAACCTACTTAATACCTTTTGCAGGCCTACTCCCATTAG GGCTTTATTGGCAGCAAAACAAGAACGTTTCGTAGTCGTACCTGGTATTGTAGTTCAGGCGTACCGCCCTCAACATAAAATGAAGATTATGACTATTCAATGCCGTTACTGTGAGCACAAAATGAAGCTTGATGTGCCACTTTGGATATCTAAACCTCAGATTCCTCGTACATGTCGTTATGCGGCCACATTGAAAGCTACTGGTAGTGAAACTGCTAACATGGAGAACCAGCTTGGTTGTTTTAATGCACATAACCCTTATGTGGTCCTCCCGAATGAGTGCCAATTCGTTGACGTCCAGACATTAAAGCTTCAGGAATTGGCTGAGGATGTGCCAACTGGCGATATGCCACGTCATTTACAATTGAATGTGACAAGGTATCTCTGTGATAAGATGATTCCTGGTGACCGTGTTATGGTTCATGGCGTTTTGACCAATTACAATGTGAATGCTAGAGGAAATGATTCTACTGCTATTGGCAGTTCATATTTACATGTTCTAGGTATAGAGAAGCTAACTCAAGGCAAGGGAGAAGCGATTTCATTTGACCTTGAAGAGACTAATGACTTGGTGCTATTGGCTACCCAACCTGATATACACGACAAGATATTCCGATCAATAGCACCAGCAATCTATGGAATGGAAAACGTGAAAAAAGCAGTTGCTTGTGCATTGTTTGGTGGTAGTCGGAAGGAAGTTGGTAAGGACAACCGCGTTCGTGGTGATATTAACATTCTAATGTTAGGTGACCCTTCGGTCGCCAAGTCACAAATTTTAAAGTTTGTTGACCACGTTGCACCAATATCGGTATATACATCAGGCAAAGGTAGCAGTGCAGCCGGTTTAACTGCTGCAGTTGTTCGTGACAAAATGGGCGTTTTTTCGTTAGAAGGCGGTGCCATGGTTCTGGCCGATGGTGGTGTGGTATGCATTGATGAATTCGACAAAATGCGTGAAGATGATGCTGTTGCTATCCACGAAGCTATGGAACAACAGACTATATCAATATCTAAGGCCGGTATTACTACTATGCTGAATACTCGTTGTGCTGTAATAGCAGCAGCGAATCCAACATTTGGTTCTTATTCAGACGATACCGACACTTCCGAGCAGCATGAGTTCAAGACTACTATTCTGTCACGTTTTGATTTAATATTCCTATTACGTGATAAAGAGAATGTACGAAGGGACAGTACATTATGCAAACACATTTTATCTCTTCACGCCAATCAAAGTCAGACGGAAATCTGCCCTATTCCAATGATGAAACTCAGGAGGTTGATTCAGTATGCTAAGCAAGCCGTTTCACCTATGCTTAGCAGCGACGCTAAAGATACACTTCGTAATTTTTATGTACAAAAGCGTAGGGAATACCGTGAGGACAAACGTAATGCTACCAAAAAGATACCAATAACATTGCGTCAACTGGAGTCATTGGTTAGGATTGCTGAAAGTTTTGCCCGTATGGAGCTGTCGCCCATATCAACGGAAAAGCATATACAAATGGCAATCGAGTTGTTCATGGTTGCCACTGGCGAGACCATGAAACAGAGCTTGGCAGTTGAAGTAATGAGCCAGCATGAGCAACTAATGGTTAAACAAGTGGAAGATTACATACTTCACCGTCTTCCAAACGGACATAGGTTATCCCGACGATACTTAATTCGCGACCTAGAGAATCGTGGATTTGCTCTTCAATACATTTCAAA GGCACTTGCCATTCTCATCAAACGAGGTACTATTCAAGAACGTGGCGATCTGTCGCTTCGTAGAGTCATGGCTTGA
- a CDS encoding 3'5'-cyclic nucleotide phosphodiesterase family protein: MGKDLLCSVVEVERFLKDHDADPSITEAFKKVKYAVYDTQIKSMGLQACKLSSSQSSAQWKNSKAEDVFSSLVRNLFCGCIHNADGIVHDDDTLLSCSSSSECKYTEEVSENGNQITPRKGWLISGSRRDKNINYDSDEECAKYMAQLGKNWNMDFFAMSNFKFVLRSGPVVAVGHQLIDPVGDKIHPDFNKLITPVLNSIQDVYLPNPYHNALHGACVAHMSCVLLKALSLEQYLTPLEQFAYLIAALGHDAGHPGKTNAFLRSTQNPLALIYNDASILENYHASLVCHIIRAKEDFFGLFNQQDWEIIRKRIIQLVLATDMMTHFTHVNNVKERRLSGTFDYVNNPEDLWFCLVLLVKTADIGHNFLPWCEHLPWTNALFDEFHMQGDEERLLSLPLLLFFDRTRSADIPDSQLGFFQGFTSPLIDELTFINTNSTYLNDFLNANAHDNLEHWKKNSKRQLVEIVIDLEKSEEVFEIKDATVM; this comes from the exons ATGGGAAAGGATCTTTTGTGCTCCGTCGTCGAGGTTGAGCGGTTCCTTAAGGATCATGATGCTGACCCAAGCATCACTGAAGCGTTCAAGAAGGTTAAATATGCGGTCTATGATACACAAATTAAAAGTATGGGCTTGCAGGCATGTAAATTATCGTCATCCCAGAGTAGTGCGCAATGGAAGAACAGTAAAGCTGAGGATGTTTTTTCATCACTTGTGCGCAACTTGTTTTGTGGATGCATTCACAATGCTGATGGTATTGTGCATGATGATGATACTTTATTATCATGCTCATCATCTAGCGAATGTAAGTATACAGAGGAAGTATCTGAAAATGGAAATCAAATCACACCCCGGAAGGGTTGGTTGATCAGTGGTAGCAGACGTGATAAAAATATTAATTACGATAGCGACGAAGAATGCGCCAAATATATGGCACAATTGGGTAAAAATTGGAATATGGATTTTTTTGCCATGTCGAACTTTAAATTCGTTTTGCGTAGTGGACCTGTCGTCGCAGTTGGACATCAGCTGATTGACCCTGTGGGAGATAAAATTCACCCAGATTTCAATAAGTTGATTACACCGGTTTTGAACTCGATACAAGATGTTTACCTACCCAACCCTTACCACAATGCTCTACATGGCGCGTGCGTTGCCCATATGTCTTGCGTCTTGCTAAAGGCATTATCGCTTGAGCAATATTTGACACCACTTGAACAGTTCGCTTACTTAATCGCTGCTTTGGGTCATGATGCAGGTCATCCAG GGAAAACAAATGCATTTTTAAGATCTACACAGAACCCGCTGGCTTTGATTTATAACGATGCAAGCATATTGGAGAATTATCATGCTTCACTTGTTTGTCACATTATTCGTGCCAAAGAAGACTTCTTTGGTCTCTTCAATCAGCAAGATTGGGAGATTATTAGAAAAAGAATCATCCAATTGGTACTAGCCACTGATATGATGACTCATTTTACTCATGTTAACAATGTAAAGGAGCGCAGATTAAGTGGAACTTTTGATTACGTTAACAACCCAGAGGATTTGTGGTTCTGTTTGGTGCTTTTAGTCAAGACGGCTGATATTGGTCACAACTTCCTACCTTGGTGTGAGCATCTGCCATGGACAAATGCACTTTTCGACGAATTTCACATGCAAGGAGATGAAGAAAGGTTGTTATCTCTCCCATtacttttgttttttgacCGTACTCGTTCTGCTGATATCCCTGATTCACAATTGGGATTCTTCCAGGGATTTACGTCCCCATTGATAGATGAGCTAACATTTATAAATACAAACTCTACCTATCTCAATGACTTCCTTAATGCAAATGCCCATGACAATCTGGAGCATTGGAAGAAGAACAGTAAGAGGCAACTCGTTGAAATCGTGATTGATCTCGAGAAATCCGAGGAGGTGTTTGAAATAAAGGACGCCACAGTCATGTAA
- a CDS encoding heat shock protein DNAJ family protein codes for MWKRNNNDPKGFYKVLGVKPDASDDEIKKKYKALAIKWHPDKNPNNLAEATEMFQKISTAYETLSDPQKRRDYDSSVYHHVSDDGDSFNSSSSFSMNGGFPDVDLLFNDIFSDSFQFPSVFGHRTSLFDDIDGFSPFDTSNHMFNRVFSSSGTSGFTQKSSSRKNLKKGYTSSSVSTTERLLPDGRVEVIRVEETIGPDGTKKTTTTRETREATSSLRNAERGPQYHAFGNRHNNTISSSRGMFRR; via the exons ATGTGGAAAC GTAATAATAATGATCCAAAAGGCTTCTATAAAGTCCTAGGGGTTAAGCCTGATGCttctgatgatgaaatcaaGAAGAAATATAAGGCATTGGCAATAAAATGGCACCCAG ACAAAAATCCGAACAATCTCGCTGAGGCTACAGAAATGTTCCAAAAAATATCTACAGCGTATGAAACATTATCAGATCCTCAGAAGAGGAGGGACTATGACT CATCTGTATATCATCATGTTAGTGATGACGGTGATTCGTTTAATTCTAGTTCCTCATTCTCGATGAATGGCGGTTTTCCAGATGTGGATTTGTTGTTTAACGATATTTTCAGTGATTC ATTTCAGTTTCCCTCTGTATTCGGCCACCGAACTTCGCTTTTCGATGATATTGATG GCTTCTCGCCCTTTGATACGTCAAATCATATGTTCAACCGTGTTTTTTCAAGTTCTGGTACCTCTGGTTTCACGCAAAAATCTAGCTCCCGAAAGAATTTGAAGAAAGGTTACACTTCGTCATCAGTTAGTACAACTGAAAGATTGCTTCCTGATGGAAGGGTCGAAGTCATTAGAGTGGAGGAAACTATAGGCCCCGATGGAACAAAAAAGACAACAACTACAAGAGAAACAAGGGAAGCAACAAGCAGCCTCAGAAATGCCGAACGAGGTCCCCAATATCACGCATTTGGTAATAGGCACAATAATACAATATCATCCTCGAGGGGAATGTTTAGAAGGTGA
- a CDS encoding vin containing amine oxidoreductase family protein: MDRKRKHSFIRWAFVYHSLTLDQQNELLDSIADSSFYQPNNGESNVMTTQQTDYERYSKIADALQKRFMCRFFKLTWDKLGSTLKVVIHISKNDILDLDLDVTRQRLSILSSNMQYDARSSSYQYSSIIKHGRVNTVFMDLWRRRNNLFKSLNMVPPDDSVDVFHAPDSDMLEAPKVVFDEIISKIYGSQLPSTSDCSNDSVKDLPPTDIPMEDSEENDTEELKRKILFNASKWDVDRITQVIHSEFPHAPVNEKFYRRFDNLVTREADVVVVGAGISGLAAASYLVSCGINVVVLEGRDRIGGRACTTSFPPKYVDGVYLPKVNIDLGANYFHCCNAIQVKGKKETSDFPRDVRARRSSIKSLLGLSSILRPTVADVAGGANWESTIYTRWGDFEGKQIKIDSVMKSNMIAEKVRMRAARKVALMKKHMKNTVVDAHPDNQLRKEWYVSEGLYRNVLHNSSADNGNWHNESYSYSHNIPRDINNKSVNKMSDSDASVCTPTNHYVVDNRSANTTLSGNSNSEQYERTMDSTLQISPDCINDVHNAISTMENQHGVVQNNTSVNQSSISMERPSTELLSGKSESDTSERLCGSALLERILKREPYHIANRINVKKPCDSTTYLLDTDGYRKSLWDIYVESISEVFKENNILPNSLTEDEWNMLFIILQSRTGYNSDLRETCISMCRLPNIDNDFDDSRNYLTKNNYDYNVEYVSGNFNENTTIKKKRFDPSSDNDKLVIDGWDWLLNEISVGVEPFVYLKSNVTTIEVTTGHEYPVTVHVTSSGNNSAPSKSIRSKYVIVTVPSSMISPYEDRREYPNQILFNPPLDPLKRAALQRYKMGFHNKVILRYKPDDIFWKSTSSQLNTLDPRFQFLDLDRYGKTGCILAHSFPPYSATWKDGLTDTEIVRQCLEVLCNSFGIAVDDMPYPVDAMVTRWYRDPYSMGSYSYPGVDAVDDDIIHLKSPYPVDDPRVLFSGEYLSSSYYQCVDGAYDTGVRAAEDVAHLGLKKPYPYPISHESPSLEGLLDPRKREKYLGVSVPLPSPDVFGYYLTDGTDERISDDDYNPEVKASSQQYNAEFSILERLYNLMCEEIIIVGEYRETLDLLISSLEEMRDNEQWNDALDSALKIAESVMEALPDYGDQQGEDTFSIKTREVANSILRSFMAKNDTVHDYVCHVCLSGGEVVMCDSPSCTKIWHAECLPTGFDEPVKDANLSWTCPCCRGIEVPLGHLKVPKAVTLYWRRRGQWMCVKSLMTHCRKVRERLEVLRRRVIKLID, encoded by the coding sequence ATGGATAGGAAGCGAAAACACTCTTTTATTCGCTGGGCTTTTGTTTACCACTCACTGACGTTAGACCAGCAGAATGAACTGCTGGATTCTATTGCTGATTCGTCGTTTTATCAACCTAATAATGGCGAAAGTAATGTAATGACCACTCAACAAACTGACTATGAGCGTTATTCAAAAATTGCAGACGCACTACAGAAGCGTTTTATGTGCCGCTTTTTCAAACTGACATGGGATAAGCTAGGTTCTACGTTGAAAGTGGTGATACATATAAGCAAGAATGATATTTTGGATTTAGATCTAGATGTGACAAGGCAGAGATTAAGCATACTTAGCTCTAATATGCAATATGATGCGAGATCTTCGTCATATCAGTATTCATCGATAATAAAACATGGCCGTGTTAATACCGTTTTCATGGACTTATGGAGAAGGCGTAACAATTTATTCAAATCGCTGAACATGGTACCTCCAGATGACAGTGTTGATGTCTTTCACGCACCAGATTCAGATATGTTGGAAGCTCCCAAGGTTgtatttgatgaaattaTATCGAAAATATACGGCAGTCAACTGCCAAGTACAAGTGATTGTTCAAATGATTCGGTGAAAGACTTACCACCCACAGATATACCTATGGAAGACTCGGAAGAAAATGATACCGAAGAATTAAAACGAAAGATATTGTTCAATGCATCGAAGTGGGATGTTGACAGGATAACCCAAGTGATTCACAGTGAGTTTCCTCATGCTCCTGTGAATGAGAAGTTTTATCGCAGATTCGATAACCTTGTTACACGTGAGGCCGATGTTGTTGTTGTCGGTGCGGGTATATCTGGTCTCGCTGCCGCTAGCTACCTGGTGTCATGTGGTATTAATGTAGTTGTATTAGAAGGTCGTGATCGCATTGGTGGTCGAGCTTGTACCACATCTTTCCCGCCGAAGTATGTTGACGGTGTTTATCTACCTAAGGTGAATATTGATCTTGGTGCAAACTATTTCCACTGTTGCAACGCTATTCAGGTGAAGGGTAAGAAGGAAACTTCTGACTTTCCTAGGGATGTGCGTGCACGTCGAAGCAGTATAAAGTCACTTCTTGGTTTATCTAGCATTTTGCGCCCAACCGTTGCCGATGTAGCTGGCGGTGCCAATTGGGAAAGTACCATTTATACAAGATGGGGAGATTTTGAAGGTAAGCAAATAAAAATAGATAGTGTCATGAAGTCGAATATGATTGCTGAAAAGGTTAGGATGCGTGCCGCACGTAAGGTTGCACTGATGAAAAAGCATATGAAGAACACTGTAGTCGATGCCCACCCTGACAACCAATTAAGAAAAGAATGGTATGTAAGTGAAGGATTATACCGTAATGTGTTACACAATAGCTCTGCTGATAACGGTAATTGGCATAACGAATCGTATAGCTACTCACACAATATTCCTCGAGATATCAATAACAAGAGTGTTAATAAGATGAGTGATAGTGACGCATCTGTATGCACTCCTACAAACCATTATGTGGTTGATAACAGAAGCGCCAATACAACATTGTCAGGGAACTCTAATAGTGAACAATATGAAAGGACGATGGACTCCACATTACAGATCAGTCCGGACTGCATCAATGATGTGCACAATGCAATCTCAACGATGGAGAACCAGCATGGAGTTGTCCAGAACAATACATCGGTGAATCAATCTAGTATATCCATGGAACGCCCATCGACGGAATTGCTCTCCGGGAAGAGTGAATCAGATACTAGCGAACGCCTATGCGGTTCAGCATTATTAGAGCGAATTTTGAAACGTGAACCATATCATATCGCAAATCGTATTAACGTAAAAAAACCATGTGATTCTACAACTTATCTGTTAGATACGGATGGTTATCGTAAATCATTATGGGATATTTATGTTGAGTCAATTTCTGAGGTGTTCAAGGAGAATAATATTCTACCGAATAGTTTAACGGAAGACGAGTGGAATATGTTATTCATAATTTTGCAATCCCGTACCGGTTATAATAGCGACCTGCGTGAGACATGTATATCCATGTGTCGTCTTCCTAATATAGACAATGACTTCGATGATTCACGAAACTATTTAACAAAGAACAATTACGATTACAACGTGGAGTATGTGAGTGGCAACTTTAACGAGAACACAACCATAAAGAAGAAGCGCTTTGACCCTAGCAGTGATAATGACAAATTAGTTATTGACGGCTGGGATTGGTTGCTTAATGAAATAAGCGTAGGCGTTGAGCCATTTGTGTATCTAAAATCTAATGTCACTACAATTGAGGTGACCACTGGTCACGAATACCCCGTTACAGTACATGTGACGTCATCTGGGAATAATAGTGCACCTTCTAAATCGATACGTTCAAAATACGTCATCGTAACCGTTCCTAGTAGCATGATTTCACCCTATGAAGATCGTAGGGAATATCCAAATCAAATTTTGTTTAACCCTCCATTGGACCCACTGAAGCGTGCTGCTCTGCAACGATATAAAATGGGTTTCCACAATAAAGTTATTCTAAGATACAAGCCCGATGACATATTCTGGAAATCTACATCATCACAACTGAATACTTTGGATCCACGATTTCAATTTTTGGATTTAGATAGATACGGCAAGACTGGTTGTATTTTGGCTCATTCCTTCCCCCCCTACAGTGCTACTTGGAAGGACGGACTCACCGATACAGAGATTGTAAGGCAATGTTTAGAGGTATTATGCAATAGTTTTGGCATTGCCGTAGATGATATGCCATATCCGGTTGACGCCATGGTAACTAGGTGGTATCGTGACCCTTACTCAATGGGTTCATACTCGTACCCTGGCGTCGATGCAGTAGATGACGACATCATTCACTTAAAGAGTCCCTACCCAGTAGATGACCCACGTGTTTTATTTTCTGGCGAGTATTTATCTAGCAGTTATTATCAGTGTGTTGATGGTGCTTATGACACTGGTGTCAGGGCGGCGGAGGACGTTGCTCATCTCGGCCTTAAAAAGCCATATCCGTATCCCATTTCTCATGAATCACCATCTTTGGAAGGTTTGCTTGATCCCAGGAAGAGGGAGAAGTATTTAGGTGTGTCGGTGCCCTTACCATCTCCTGACGTTTTCGGGTATTATTTGACTGATGGCACCGACGAACGTATAAGCGATGATGACTACAACCCGGAGGTCAAGGCATCGTCACAACAATACAATGCGGAGTTTTCAATACTGGAACGTCTATACAATCTCATGTGTGAGGAGATTATAATTGTCGGTGAATACCGTGAAACATTGGATTTGTTAATTTCATCGCTTGAAGAAATGAGAGACAATGAGCAGTGGAATGATGCATTAGATTCAGCGTTGAAGATTGCGGAATCGGTTATGGAAGCTTTGCCTGATTACGGTGATCAACAAGGTGAAGATACATTTAGCATCAAAACCAGGGAAGTCGCTAATAGTATTCTGAGGAGTTTCATGGCTAAGAACGATACTGTACATGACTATGTTTGCCATGTATGTTTGTCTGGAGGTGAGGTTGTCATGTGTGATTCACCTTCATGTACTAAAATTTGGCACGCTGAATGCCTGCCAACTGGTTTTGATGAGCCAGTGAAAGATGCTAACTTGTCATGGACATGTCCATGTTGTCGCGGTATAGAGGTACCTCTAGGTCATTTGAAGGTACCCAAGGCTGTCACTCTATATTGGCGTCGTCGTGGTCAATGGATGTGTGTCAAATCGTTGATGACCCACTGCAGGAAGGTTCGCGAGAGGTTAGAAGTTCTACGGCGTCGTGTAATAAAACTAATAGATTGA